TGCGATCGCGCCGGGACCTGAGTTTTCAAGCGGTGAAATATCGCTCAAAATTACGGGCTGTTGCCATTCATAATCATCTCAAATTAGAGACAGAACTGGCCGCATTTTTATTTGAACCGACGAAAATCAAAGCCTATCAAACCGAGATTTTTGAGTATTTTCGCAAAGCAAAGTACGATCGCGAGGCGATTTATGCCTTACCTTTAACCATTGCCGAAGGATTTGCGGCTCAACATGGCATCAAACGTGAGATTTTTCTTGATCGCATTCAGGAACAAATGACTCCTGGGGAAAAATTACGCTTACAAAAAGCAGCAAATCGGGAGAAACAGGAAATTTCTCTCGATTTAGGACAAATGCCCTTGACAAAGTTGGCTCTGTATGTGCTATCGTTATCCCGAGCCGAACGAGGCGATCGCATGACCCTCCTGGATACCGCCCTCGACACTGCCGCCCGTAAGACGTTACAACGCTCTCCCATGCACCTGGGACGAGTCGCCACAGTCCTCGATTGTAGTTATTCCACCTCCGGTTCCTCGGAAAAACGGCGGCGTCCCCTGGGCATTGCCTTAGCTGCCCATTATCTCCTCAAAGCTGCCGCCCAAGAGTATCGGGCATTTTGGACTGTTCCCCAAACCGAGGCACTGTTGGTGACCCCCAGAGGACAAACCGACTTAGCGACGCCGGTATTGGATGCCTTGGAATGGGGGGCGGATTTAATCGTGATTATCTCCGATGGGTGGGAAAATGACCCGCCCAAAGGTGCGGCACAAGTGCTGGAAGTCTATCGCCAGAAATTTGACCCCACTCGTAAGACAGTGATTGTTCATGGGAATCCGGTATTTGATACAGATAACTTTCTCTTACGTGCTCTCACTCCGGAAATTCCCACGGTGGGATTGCGGGATGCAGAGGATTTGCCGACCCTGCTAGGATTTGCCCGATTTGCCGAGGGAAGTGCGGGATTATCTGAGTTAGAAGCATATCTCGCCGCCAGAGTGAGGGAACTGTTAGGAGAGTCGGATCAGGAGACAGGGAGATGAGTCGCAAACAGCCATTATTGGAAAAATTATCCCTCCGGGGAATAGAAATTGCTCCCTCCCAGGTTTACGGAGGGATTCGCCTCGTGCCTTTGTTGCGATCGCATCCGCGCCAGGATTTACGCCTGCAACGCCGCCAGTATCAAGAAGAGTTGGGAATCGTCGCCGTTGAAGGTGAGATGAATCATCCAGAGATGGCCTATTTTTCCTACATTCCCCACGGATTGGTGCTCTCCTGGGGGGAAAGTGCGACAGAAGCGGCATTCGGGACCCAGTTGCAGGGACGGGATGGGAAAGTGTTGGACTATGGATGTGCGAAAGTGCGACTGATGCACCGGATGGCAAAGCGGGAAAGTCGGAATTCCCTGCGATTCTTGCCCTTGCATTTAGCAATGGAGGGATTTTTGGGGATGTTCTTTTCGGGACCGGCGATCGCATGGCAGGAGTATTCTCACCAAGCGCTATCCCAGGGATTGGGGTCGCGGGGGGAACTGTTATACAGTGGCGGGGCAGTCGAGGGATTAGAAGACGCCCTCCGGGTGTTTGAAATCCACGAGAATCAAGTGGGGATGTTAGTCTTTGTCGCCGATGCCCTGGCATCCGCCTTTATCGTTCCCAATCCCCAGGATTATCGCGCCTTACACCGAACCTTACTGGAAGATTTTTATGGGGAATTGATTTATCAATATGGGTTACTTTATGATACACCCTTTCCAATGGATGTTACCCTGGAAGCAGATAAAATCCAGACCTTGCCAGAGTTAAGGAAAGCGGTAGCTGAGTTGCGATCGCAGTGGGGAAAGTTTCCTGGATTTATGGCGACCAATTTATTACAACGGGAGTTAAACAGTCAGCGAGTCTACACCGCTGGACCCTTTGGCCTGCAACGATTTATCACCGAACTCGAACCCAAGGGAGAGAATCATATTGGAGAGGCGATTATTTCCGAAACCGGAGAAATTCAATATTTAAAAACCTATCGGTTATCTGCCGCCCAGACTCGGCGAGTGTATCTGTTAAGTCAGTTAGCGAAATATGACTGGAATTTAGAAATAACCGCCCGGGAATTAGGGCAAACTCGGGATGAATTAGCCCTGCGGTTAGATAAGGCAGGGTTTGGGTATTTGTTGAAGCAAAATGTACTAGAGGTAGCGCGGAAGAATCTGAAGAAAGGGAGGGGGTAGTGATGCTGAGACGGTGAGCGATGCGGCTACAGGAAGGGATTTATACTTTGGCGATCGCTCCTATCTGCGGGTATTCCGCAACGCCTCTAATTTCTCGGCAGTAAAGGGATTTTTACCAGCCTTAAGTGCCTCTACCCATTGCTGTAGTTGTTGTTGGCGATCGTCATCATACACTCGAAATAAAACAGCCTGAAAATCTGCTAAAGCCCCAACTATATCCCTGGTCAATGCTCTAGCAAGTCCTCGACTTTGGTGATATTCAATACTATCAGGCGCTAGACTCACTGCTTTTTCACCTGCATCAAGGACATCAGTAGCATTGCCATATAAACAGCCATACCAGCACAGAACGTACCAAAAGTCAGCAGAAACTTGCAAATTTGGATCAAGCTGTTGAGCCTTCTGGTAAGCTGCAATTGCTTCTTTAACTTTACCTTCCCTCACCCAACTGTAGCCCTCACTCAAGACAAACGCAGCCGAAAATTCGGCGTGTTCTGCTAATTCTGGCGATATACCCACTGCGTCAGCCAATCCGATCGCATTTCCCCATATTGTTTTAGTATCCCAGACAATTTCTGTAAAGTTGGCACTGCTGAGTTTAGCACCGCTAAGTTTAGTACCGCTGAGGTCGGCACGGTAGAAGTTTGCACCGCTGAGTTTGGCATCACTGAGGTTGGTACCAATGAGTTTGGCATCGTTGAGGTTGGTACTGATGAGTTTGGCAGCGGTAAGGTCGGCATCCCTAAAGTTGGTACCGCACAGGTAGGCACCACTGAGGTTAGTACCACTGAGGTTGGCATCATTGAGGTTAGCATTACTGAGGCTAGTACCGATGAGTTTAGCACCACTGAGGTTAGCATTGCCCAGGTAAGCACCCCTGAGGTTGGCATTGCTGAGGTTGGCATTGCTAAGGTTGGCATTGCTGAGGTCGGCATTGCTGAGGTTGGCACTATAAAAGTTGACACCGCTGAGGTCGGCATTGCTGAGATCGGCACTATAAAAGTTGACACGGCTGAGGTTGACACCGCTGAGGTAGAATCCTAGTATTTTGGTAAAAACGGACACACCGAGACAATAACTGTAACCCATAATCTCAAGCAAGCGCTTTGATACAAACTGGTCTGTATTTGGTTTACCACAAGGATAGAAATAGAGTTTATCTTTCAGTTCCTCCTGAGTTTGTCCGTAACGGTGCAACTCTAGCAGGAGAATTATCACATTTAGTCCCGTATAAAGATCCACCTGTCGCTGTCCCAATTGAGTCTCTTGCTCTCCCAACTGCTCCTTGAGCAGACGCATCTTAAATTGAGGCAAGGTTTCCGGTCGTGCATCAATAAACTCGCCCTCACACCAGCGCAGGTAAAACTCCTGCAATCGTTCAAACAAGCGAATTAGCTTTACCTCTGGGTGCTTCGCCCATAATCCAGGCAGATACTGCACAATTTCTGGGGTTAACGGTCCATACCCGAGGAAATCGTAAATCTGCTTATCCATTGTGTCTGTATCTACGTCGTCTTCCTCTCCGCAACGTCGGGTTACGGTACGAGTCCAATCGATACAGCTTTCGATGAGTCGTTCTGCAAATAAAAATTCCCCAAAAATCTTGTGAGTAAACTCTAGCGATCGGTCTTGGTCCCTGGAGGCCAGGTTGATGTAGAATACTACCAATAAATTATTCAGCGCTTTCTGTTTTTTTACCTCGGTTTCTTGTGTGATGTTCTCAAGTAACTCAGCTACGGGGTTATGACTCTCCTTGAGTCGGGCTTCCAACATAGCAACTTTGGCATATTCATTCCCCGACTGCACCACACATAACGCCGCCTCTAGCAGAAACTGTCGCGAATCTTCCGGTTCCAGCCCAATTAAACGCAGGTTTTCATCCTGGCACTGTTTCTTGATGACCCAGTTTATGGCGTCATCATAGATGCGGATTTTTGCGGTAATTTGGTCCGAGGTTCCAACAAACATCGCGGCATTAAGTGCCTGTTCCCGGTGCATTCGCACCAGGAGATACAGAAGTAACGGTTCTCGGGCGAGATTATCATTAATTTCTGAGGGACAAGCCTGTAAAAACTGATGGAATTTATCTGCTTCTTGAGTGCCGAATTTATTCCCCCAGTTCTCTAACCAAGTGTGACGAATTTCATCATCCATCGGCAAAACCGCCGCTCGTTCTAACTGTAGGTGTTGGGAAAGTTCGGGATCAATTCCTTGCAATGCCAGAGGACGCCCAGTGATTAAAAATCGATGGTAGCTACCCACTTGAAAGTTCTGGACTTGCCACAAAAAATCCTCAACTCGACTGCTGCTGATAGCTCTTGGGAGGAACAATTCATCCAACCCATCCAGCAAAAACAAAAATTGCCTATTTTTATCCGTTAGCCAACCAGAGTCACTGGTTATAAAATCTTCATTTTTCAGGTAATTGTTTAAACGCTGAGTCAGATCTCCGGCTAAAGCGCGCCACTCCCGTAACGGAATCAAAATCGGAGTAAAGCTGGTATGCCAGTTCTGCTGTACCCCGTTAGCAAACATCTGACAAAAAACGCTTTTCCCGGCTCCCGCTTCACCCTGGATAAACAATACTTTCTGATCTTTATTGGAGTCCTGGAGCATTTCTTTCACCCAGTCTTCCAGTTGCATGGGGTCTTTGTCCTTAATCGGGTTACCGTCACTATCCAACAGTTGGACATTCAACGAGACATACAAATCCCGAAAGGTAATTTCAGTTTCATCAAAAATTAATTGATCGGGATTAGGTTTAATCTCCTGGTCTAAATACTCCTCAATACTGAGGTATTTTTCCAGTTTTTCCGCACCTCCCATTTGATACCATTTCACCAAGCGGTCTACAGCCTCCCCTCCCGCTTCCACTAAGGCAGGAACCAGCAATTCCTGGGTCTGTCGCGCCACTTGTTCCGTGAGGGTTTTGGCTCGGTACTCGGCTAATCCCGCTTCCTGTAATCGCTGTGCTAAAACTTCATTAAATGCCTGGGCAAGTTTCGATTCAGGGAAACACAGAACGGCGACTCTGGCATCCCGTTCATCCAATTCTAGGTCACCCAATTTCTGAACTTTACTGGCGATGGATTGGGAAACGGGAGACTCACCGATTTGTTGCAGCAGTGCCTCATCTTGCTGGAGAATGTCCTGCAAACTTTGGAGATAGACTGCTTGACTAACCAAGGCAACCACTTGCACTAGATTCGGCTCTTTTTTTGTCGCTTTGGCGATGATTTTGAGCAGGGCGATGGGGATAGGTGCTAAAGGAATCGCGGCCCCAGCCAGTTCACCCAAGGGCGAATTCAGGGCATCTAGCAGTGAAGAGAGTGGGTCGAGGTAAGGTTTCAAGTTTTCCAGGTTGCTACCTTGTTCCTGAATCGCTTTTGCTAACTCAAAAACTGCCTTACCTGCTTCTGATCCGGTTTTCACATCTTCGAGAGTTTCGCCCCAGTTCAACTCTCGAATATCGGTCTTGAGAAATTTCCAGAGTTTTATCGCCATTGATCGCCGCTTGGGTTACAGTACCACTTGCAATTATGGCACAGGTCTTGAGCAGGTCTCGCGATGGGGTTGAGGGAAAGTCAAAATTGTTATCTATAACACAGAATTAATAGAAGCAATCTCTCTTATGCTGCCTGCTGTTGTGACTTGATTACCACCCATTGTCCCGTGATGGGGTTGCGATAGGTAACGTAGGGATTTTGCCGCAGTTGTTTCGGTTGAGTTGCCATTTCTATAACCTCCTGATTTCGTTTGTATTTATCCTATCGGTGGGATTTGGGGGAGGGGGTGATACTGATAAATGGCAGAGGCGATCGCGATCGCCTCCCCAGCGTTTCCCCATCACCGACAGTTGTCTCTAACTTAGAACATCGCCGGACAATTTGTGATAGAATTAAATCAGTAAAATTGTCTGAAAAATGACCCGTTTTGTTTACGACCAATTCGCGAAACAATATCTAACTGAACTGTTAAGTCCATTTGGAGAAGTCGAACCGAGTCGGGCGATCGCAGCCGAAGTGCGGGAAGTCGATGTCATTTTTTCTCCGGCATCGGACCATCCCCCGGAAGTCGCTATCCTAGGACTATTGGGAAGACTTGCCACCACAGCGGCTATCTTTGAACCCTTTCGCAATGCCATCCAACCGGGAGATATTCGCAGTTGTCTGAGCAAACTCTTTGAACTGTACAACGAATTTGAGCGACAAGCCAACCGGGAAAATACCCGACTCAATGAAACTCAACTCCCCCACCTCTGGATCCTGTCTCCCACGGTTTCCCAGGCGGTGTTAAGCGGATTTAAAGCTGAACTGGATCTGGAAAACTGGGGGGAAGGCATCTATCTTCTAGGGAGGTCCTTCAAAACCGGCATTGTGGTGATTCACCAATTACCCAAGACCCCCGAAACCCTGTGGTTGAGGATGTTAGGGAAAGGAAATGTTCAAAAACAAGCCATTACTGAACTGCGGCAACTCCCAGAAGACAATCCCTTTCGAGTGCAGACGCTAGAATTACTCTATAATCTGCTCACGATTTTAGAAGTTCGTCAAGATTTAGAGACGGAGGACCAATCGTTAATTATGGAACTCTCACCACTGTATTTAGAACGGTTAGAAAATGCCATCCAACAGGGTCAACGCCTGATGGTTGAAGGGATGCTCCAAGCCAAGTTTGGGGAGGTTGATGCGGAATTATCCGCAATCATTGACCCCTTGCTGCTGATTCCACCTGTGGAAATAAGTCTGTTAATTGCCCAACTTTCTCGGGAGGAACTGTTAGCGCGAGTACGGAATCCAAATTAATAATTTGGGTTGATTCATGACTCTCGGTGGGTGACTCTACCGAGAGTTTTTAAAGATGAATAAGGAGCTTAAATCTCCGATTTTGTATTTGCAAAACGAACCTAACAACAAGTTTAATTTAGAAGCTCATCAAAATTTAGATACGGAGGACGAATCCTTAATTATGGAATTATCACCCATGTATTTAGAATAGTTAGAAAATGCCAGTCAACAGGCTTTTGAACGGGCTTTTCAACAGGGTTTTCAACAAAGCTTTCAACAGGGCTTTCAACAGGGGATAGTGCTGGGTCAACGCCGGATGGTTGAAGGGATGCTCCAAGCCAAGTTTGGGGAGGTTGATGCGGAATTATCGGCAATCATTGAACCCTTGCTGCTGATTCCTCCTTTGGAAATGGGTTTGTTAATTTACCAACTTTCTCGGGAGGAACTGTTGGCGCGAGTGCGGAATTCAAATTAATCGTTTGGGTTGATTCATGACTCTCGGAGGGGTGACTATTCCGAGAGTTTTTTATGGATGAAGAAGGAGGCAGAGCCTCCCATAGAGAATTCCTAGGCAGAGCCTAGGAACGAGTTTTTAATGAGGTTTAACGCGGTTTAAAAAGGTGGTGTAGCCTCGAATAGAGAATTCTTAGGCAGAGCCTAGAAAAGAGTTTTAAAAGATGTTATTAAACAGGATTGATGGAGTTGCTTGTGTCTATAGTGGGGGTTTTATTGGAGGAAATAAATGGAATGAATCGCCGATGATGCTGTTATGCGGCTTGTTGTTGTTCTTTTACAACTAACCATTTGCCGGTGATGGGATCGCGATAGGTGGTGTAGGTGTTTTGGCGGAGTTGTTTGGTTTGGGTTGCCATGATGAATTACCTCTGGGTTGCTTCTGTATTTATAGTATTCAAGCAATGGAGGGGGTGGGGTGATGGGAACAACCGGGAGAGGCGATCGCGATCGCACCTCTGGGTTATCTCCCTCACCGACATGATTGCGATCGCGGCGATTAGCAAGGGTTTCCAAAGGGGATGCCAAATCCTTTCCAGATGGCAATTAGGGTGACTATGGTCCAAAATAAGGCGTTACCGAGGGCCATTTGACCGGCTAGGGTCATGTCTAGTCCCATGATTCCTTGGAACAGCCAGCGATCTAAGGGGAGGGTGAGGGTCCACATTAAAAAGATGAAGGCCCCGGATAACCAAAACATTACCCAGCGCAAGTTACTGTTAAAATCTCGGAAAAAGGTTTCAGTGAATAATAGGTCGAGGTTACTGGCTTCTGCTGATAGATAGAGTCCGTCGGTTAATCGGGTGGCTTGTTGCAGTTCCTCGGAGTTGGAACCGCCCACAATGACGACATTGATTTTAACGTTTTCTGATTGAGCCGTCTGGATGACGGTATCATTAATTGGGGCAATTCCATCGGTGACGAGGAGGAGTTCTCGGCAGCGATTTTCAATGGTACTCAGGGCATTTGTTGTCTGTTGAATGGCTAGGTTTAAGTTAGTTCCGCCGCCGAGTTCTTGTTCTAGGGTGGGTTGGTAGATGGCACTGTTGAATTGAGTTTCGAGTTGGTCGTTATCGGGGGTAAAGTCGGTGGTGAGGGCGCGAATGTCGCTGGCAAAGCCGAAGACTTGGATGGCGTTGGGTTTTTTAAGGCTTTGGTTTTGATTGATATAAGATTCGACGGCTTGAATTTCTTGTTGGCGAACGATGCCGGAGGTACTGTCGCTAAAGTCGATCGCGATCGCCACGGCAACGGGAGGTCTTCCAAATCCTAATAACCAGGATAAAGCAGCAACAATGGCGCAGCCTATCATGAAGATTAAGGGAATTTGAAATAAGGGGTACTGCCAGATTTGACGACGGGAACGAATCATGGTATTCTTAGCGGGTAATTGAGTGATGGGTTTAGTCCCAAATTAGCAAAAATTGCTGGTTTAAATGGGTTCAAATTGATAGCGAAATCCGGCGCTGGTTCCGGGAACAGCTTGGACTAGGGGAATGCGGTCAAATAGGCTGAAATCTGTGGCAGTTCCGGCGATCGCAATGCCGTTTTGTAGCAATTGTGAGGTTTCTGCCCTCGTGGGTTTTTGGGTGATGGCGTTGGCTAGGGCTTGGGTTGTATCATAAGCGGTGGCAGTCCGCCAACTAACTCGCCCTTGCCAAATATTGGTGGCTTGTGAGGCGAAGGCGTCCCCTTCTTGCCAGCGCCAGGGGACAGCTAGGACTAAGCCATTGATGGCGCTATCTCCATCTTTGAGGATATTCGGATTATACAGTTCGTCTCCCCCGAGGAGGGTGAGAGGGTTTCCGGCGTTGGCGTTGGCTTGGGCGATCGCCACAGCAGTTTGCACTTTGTTCTTACTGACGGCCAAAACCCCCACATTGGCCCCGAGTTGGCTGGAATCACTCACTTCGGTTGCTGGATTAAATCCCCCTTGGGTAATATCAACCTCTTTCACAACGGTTCCCGGAGTTTGCACCAAGGCAGCTTTGAAGGCATCTTTTAATTGCTGACTGTAAGGACTATCCGAGTTATAAAAAACGACGACAGCAGGGGAAGAAACAGTTTGTTCTGCGTAGGTTGCCAGAGTTTTGCCCACCCCTTCTAAATAGTTGGCAAACAACTCATTGGCTTTTTGCGCGAGGGAGATGGTTTGGAGAATGGATTGCCCGGGGGCGGTACTGGAAATACTGGTACTAATGGGGGATAAAACGGCTAATTGGGCGCGTTCATAGCGGGCGATCGCCTCCCGAGATGCTGCATCCACGCCATGTCCCATCACCCCCAAAACATTGGGTGATTGAATCAAATCTTCGGCGAGAGAAGGTGCTTTTCCGGGTTCCGATTCATTGACAATCACCACCTCTAACAATCGTCCCGGCAATTGCGGAGAATTGTTATATCGTTCTTGTTGTAATGCCACGCCCCGCAATACTTCTTTCGCAGAATTTTCACTGGCAGAAATCGGAACAACCACCGCAATAGTCAGGGGATTTCCGGCTTGTTTAGCCTTAGAATTATTAAAATAAATTTTGGCTTCGGGGTCGTTGGGGTCAGTTTGTGCCGCTTCCTGATATTGAACGATCGCTTCGGTCCAATTATCCTGACTAAATGCAGTCGCCCCGGCTGCTTTTTGGTTAAAATTAATCCCGGGATTAAAAAGAATCTTTTCTCCTTGACTGATCAGTTCAGCATTGACAGCGGTTTGACTCACGTTTGCTAACGGATCGGCGGCCCCGGGTGAGAGGGCAACTGTCTCGGAAGTGCTCTCCACCACTTCGGGATCACGATTTCGTCCGAACAGATACCAGGCACTTGCGCCGAGTAACAACACCACCAGGGCGATCGCCACCAATCCCGGTAGATTCGACCCCCTGCCGCCAGATAGGACTGTTTTACTGCCCTGGGGAGACTTTTTCCCCGTCATCGCCTCCCGAGGTAACCCACAGATCATACAGTCTGGGGTGTAGTTTTCCTGGGGAGGGTGGGGGCCAGAACAATTCGGATAATGCTGGCCATTTTTCGGGACTCCATCGCAGATCCAACTTTGTGGTGCACTCACCTTAGACAACCTCTCTACTCTCAATCTCTGTTCTTATTCTAAAAGTTAGAATCACCAAAATCCCCCACTACTCCGCAATCAATCTCCCCCAACCCTCCAAAACTTCCGCCCAAAGGGGAACTCTTGCCATAAGATAGGTTAAAGGTTAAGGGCATCGCAGCCCTTTCAAGGGTCCCGGACTACCCCGGTGTTTCCCTCAACCGATTCAGTTGTCGTCATTATCAGCAGTTCTTATGGGTCTTAAAATTGTTCAAAACTTTGGGGGTAGCTTCACCCTCAACCCAGAAACCCAATCGGTTCTCTTTGAGTTATTAAATAGCCCAGAATTTGTTCATCAGGTTGCTACAGCCGCCCAGTGTCATCAAGTTGAATTTACTGAGTTAATGTTCCAACCTGTTCCCTATAGTGAACAGACTCCCAAGGGAATGCCTCGGGAATTTGAACCCTATCATGAATCTGAGGATTACCTGATTATTAATGTCCCTCCGAACTTTATGTTTAAAGCCAAAATTTTCAACCCCAGCCGGATCTGTGTGGTCTATCGTAAACTCAGTTAAAATTATCCATTAGGGGAACGCCACTGGACCGATTTCCGGTGTTCCCTTTCATTCAAATCCGAGACTATTTTTCTGGACATTAATCACTCATGACCGATATTTCATCCCTATCTACTCTCGACTTTTTACCCTATCTTGATGATGAGGGAAATTGCAACAGCGATTTTACGGGCAAAGTCGGGGTCTATGCCATTTTTGATAAAGACAAAACCTTACAATATATCGGATATTCCCGAGATATTGTCTTGAGTCTGAAACAACATCTGATGCGAAAACCGGACTGTTGTTATTGGATTAAAGCGCAAACGATTGATCGCCCCAGTCGGACAATTTTAGAAGAAATTCGCGAGGCATGGATTGCTGAAAATGGGCAGATGCCGCCTGGGAATGGGGCCGATGAAGCCCAATGGACGCAGGCGATCGATGTTAAACCCCTGATGACGGATGAGGAACGGGAAAAATATGAAAAAGCGATCGACGAACTCACCCAGATGAAACTGTTAAAACAGGTGTCACGCCGTGTAGAAGCGGATTTGTTAGCGGTCCTGGCGTCTCGGGGACTTAAAGAGGCCATTCGGTTTAATCCCAAACTCAAAGAAAGTGGTTTGCTAGACTTAAAATAATCCCGGGTTGTGCTGTATGATTTACACCAACCCTGTGATGTCCGTTCTAACCCCTACTCTGTCAAATTCCATGAACTCGGTACTGCTCAATAATCGCTATCGTATCCTTCAAGAATTAGGGATGGGTGGATTCGGCCAAACGTTTTTGGCGGAAGATACTCAAATGCCCTCTAAACGTCGATGTGTCATTAAGCAGCTTAAACCCGTAACTGGCAATCCCGCAATTTATCAGATGGTCCAAGAACGATTTGCGCGGGAAGCGGCAGTTTTAGAACAATTGGGGGATGGAAATGCTCAAATCCCCAAGTTGTTTGCTTATTTTGAATTAGAGGGACAATTTTATCTGGTTCAAGAATGGATTGAGGGGGGTACTTTAACTAAGAAGGTCCAAACCTTTGGGCCCCTGAGTGAGGCAGAGGTGCGATCGCTGTTGACAAAAATTCTCCCAGTCCTCGGTTATGTCCATAGTTTCCGCATCGTCCATCGGGATATTAAACCCGATAATATCATGTTGCGCCCCTCGAACCCGGGAAGTTTTTCCCCAGGGGAAGATATACCCGTCTTGATCGACTTTGGGGCGGTGAAAGAAACAATGGCAACGGCGATGAGTTCTTCTGGGGGAGTAACTAACTCGATCGCCATTGGCAGTCCCGGGTTTATGTCGGCGGAACAAGCTGCCGGTAGACCCTTGTATTCCAGCGATTTGTATAGTTTAGGACTGACGGCGATTTATATGTTAACCGGGAAAATTCCCCAGGAATTTCCCACGGATCCGGCAACAGGTGAGATCCTGTGGCGGTCCTTTGCACCCACAGTGAGTCCCGGTTTAGCAATGGTCCTCGATCGCGCCATTCGGTTTAATCCCCGCGATCGCTTTCCCACCGCCCAAGAGATGTTAGATGCCTTAAAACCCGATATTAACTCTCAAGTGGCAACGGTCCCCGTCGCCCCGGCATATCGTGCCCCCGTGCCCCCGTCTCAAGTGGCAACGGTCCCCGTCGCCCCGGCACATCGTGCCCCCGTCCCTCCTTCCTCACCTTCACCCTACCGACAATCATCGCCTCAACCCTCCGGTATTTCTCCCCGGGCACTCGGCATTGCTGCGGCAGTATTGGGGATATCCTTTCTCATCGGATTTGGCATCGCCCAAGACAGAATGCCTTCGGA
The nucleotide sequence above comes from Laspinema palackyanum D2c. Encoded proteins:
- a CDS encoding ARPP-2 domain-containing protein, producing MSRKQPLLEKLSLRGIEIAPSQVYGGIRLVPLLRSHPRQDLRLQRRQYQEELGIVAVEGEMNHPEMAYFSYIPHGLVLSWGESATEAAFGTQLQGRDGKVLDYGCAKVRLMHRMAKRESRNSLRFLPLHLAMEGFLGMFFSGPAIAWQEYSHQALSQGLGSRGELLYSGGAVEGLEDALRVFEIHENQVGMLVFVADALASAFIVPNPQDYRALHRTLLEDFYGELIYQYGLLYDTPFPMDVTLEADKIQTLPELRKAVAELRSQWGKFPGFMATNLLQRELNSQRVYTAGPFGLQRFITELEPKGENHIGEAIISETGEIQYLKTYRLSAAQTRRVYLLSQLAKYDWNLEITARELGQTRDELALRLDKAGFGYLLKQNVLEVARKNLKKGRG
- a CDS encoding pentapeptide repeat-containing protein, producing the protein MAIKLWKFLKTDIRELNWGETLEDVKTGSEAGKAVFELAKAIQEQGSNLENLKPYLDPLSSLLDALNSPLGELAGAAIPLAPIPIALLKIIAKATKKEPNLVQVVALVSQAVYLQSLQDILQQDEALLQQIGESPVSQSIASKVQKLGDLELDERDARVAVLCFPESKLAQAFNEVLAQRLQEAGLAEYRAKTLTEQVARQTQELLVPALVEAGGEAVDRLVKWYQMGGAEKLEKYLSIEEYLDQEIKPNPDQLIFDETEITFRDLYVSLNVQLLDSDGNPIKDKDPMQLEDWVKEMLQDSNKDQKVLFIQGEAGAGKSVFCQMFANGVQQNWHTSFTPILIPLREWRALAGDLTQRLNNYLKNEDFITSDSGWLTDKNRQFLFLLDGLDELFLPRAISSSRVEDFLWQVQNFQVGSYHRFLITGRPLALQGIDPELSQHLQLERAAVLPMDDEIRHTWLENWGNKFGTQEADKFHQFLQACPSEINDNLAREPLLLYLLVRMHREQALNAAMFVGTSDQITAKIRIYDDAINWVIKKQCQDENLRLIGLEPEDSRQFLLEAALCVVQSGNEYAKVAMLEARLKESHNPVAELLENITQETEVKKQKALNNLLVVFYINLASRDQDRSLEFTHKIFGEFLFAERLIESCIDWTRTVTRRCGEEDDVDTDTMDKQIYDFLGYGPLTPEIVQYLPGLWAKHPEVKLIRLFERLQEFYLRWCEGEFIDARPETLPQFKMRLLKEQLGEQETQLGQRQVDLYTGLNVIILLLELHRYGQTQEELKDKLYFYPCGKPNTDQFVSKRLLEIMGYSYCLGVSVFTKILGFYLSGVNLSRVNFYSADLSNADLSGVNFYSANLSNADLSNANLSNANLSNANLRGAYLGNANLSGAKLIGTSLSNANLNDANLSGTNLSGAYLCGTNFRDADLTAAKLISTNLNDAKLIGTNLSDAKLSGANFYRADLSGTKLSGAKLSSANFTEIVWDTKTIWGNAIGLADAVGISPELAEHAEFSAAFVLSEGYSWVREGKVKEAIAAYQKAQQLDPNLQVSADFWYVLCWYGCLYGNATDVLDAGEKAVSLAPDSIEYHQSRGLARALTRDIVGALADFQAVLFRVYDDDRQQQLQQWVEALKAGKNPFTAEKLEALRNTRR
- a CDS encoding vWA domain-containing protein; protein product: MIRSRRQIWQYPLFQIPLIFMIGCAIVAALSWLLGFGRPPVAVAIAIDFSDSTSGIVRQQEIQAVESYINQNQSLKKPNAIQVFGFASDIRALTTDFTPDNDQLETQFNSAIYQPTLEQELGGGTNLNLAIQQTTNALSTIENRCRELLLVTDGIAPINDTVIQTAQSENVKINVVIVGGSNSEELQQATRLTDGLYLSAEASNLDLLFTETFFRDFNSNLRWVMFWLSGAFIFLMWTLTLPLDRWLFQGIMGLDMTLAGQMALGNALFWTIVTLIAIWKGFGIPFGNPC
- a CDS encoding GIY-YIG nuclease family protein, yielding MTDISSLSTLDFLPYLDDEGNCNSDFTGKVGVYAIFDKDKTLQYIGYSRDIVLSLKQHLMRKPDCCYWIKAQTIDRPSRTILEEIREAWIAENGQMPPGNGADEAQWTQAIDVKPLMTDEEREKYEKAIDELTQMKLLKQVSRRVEADLLAVLASRGLKEAIRFNPKLKESGLLDLK
- a CDS encoding ABC transporter substrate-binding protein, yielding MSAPQSWICDGVPKNGQHYPNCSGPHPPQENYTPDCMICGLPREAMTGKKSPQGSKTVLSGGRGSNLPGLVAIALVVLLLGASAWYLFGRNRDPEVVESTSETVALSPGAADPLANVSQTAVNAELISQGEKILFNPGINFNQKAAGATAFSQDNWTEAIVQYQEAAQTDPNDPEAKIYFNNSKAKQAGNPLTIAVVVPISASENSAKEVLRGVALQQERYNNSPQLPGRLLEVVIVNESEPGKAPSLAEDLIQSPNVLGVMGHGVDAASREAIARYERAQLAVLSPISTSISSTAPGQSILQTISLAQKANELFANYLEGVGKTLATYAEQTVSSPAVVVFYNSDSPYSQQLKDAFKAALVQTPGTVVKEVDITQGGFNPATEVSDSSQLGANVGVLAVSKNKVQTAVAIAQANANAGNPLTLLGGDELYNPNILKDGDSAINGLVLAVPWRWQEGDAFASQATNIWQGRVSWRTATAYDTTQALANAITQKPTRAETSQLLQNGIAIAGTATDFSLFDRIPLVQAVPGTSAGFRYQFEPI